TTTATTCGTTGCAGCAGGATGCCATGGTTGGCATAGGCGGCACCGCCTCGCAGCAGCGTCAGGTTACCTATTGGTATGCGCGCAAACTGGATGCTGCCATCTGCGAAGTGCAGCCGCTCAACGTGCACCATGTGCCATCGGGTATCCGCAATCCCATGGAAGAGCTTGAATTTCTTCGTAATTACATGCCGGAGCCGATGTATTACAAGAACCACACGGTGCCCGCGCTGACATCACTGCATCGCAAGCTGGTCGAGGGCGAGGCCTGCCTGGCGGAACTGCGTCTGGACGAAGCGGAAAAGGCGTTCATCAAGGCCCTGATGATCGACGACCTGAACGTGCCCGCCAATTTCGGCCTGGGCGAGGTGTACGCGGAAAAGAAGGACACGGCCCGGCTGCGCAAGGTGCTGCACGTGCTGATGGGCAGCGACGAGGCGTTCCTGATGGAGCACCGGGTGCGTTTCAACAAGTTCGGCATCAGCCTGCGCAAGAACGGGCACTTCGACGATTCGCTGCGGTTCTACCACAAGGCGCTGGAATGCCACGAGGACGAGCACCTGCATTTCAACATCGCGCGGGTGCACTTCGACAAGGGCGACACCGGCGCCTGCGTGCAGCACCTGACCAGGGCTCTGGCCATGCGGCCCGACTTTACCGAGGCGCAGCGCTTTCTGACCTTCTGCGGCGGCCAGGCCTGTTCCGGTTAGCCGGGCAGGGCGCCGCGCAGCTTTCCACCGGGCACGACGCACGGGCACGACGAAGGCCGCCACATGATGTGGCGGCCTTCGTGCGTTGCGGGGGACGGGGTTTACCCGTTGCGTCCCTGTGGCCGCGCGGGGGATATGCCATTGTCCGCCGGAAACTGGCGGAAACTGTCAGCTCAGGCCAGCTCATGCCAGTTCTGTCGGTTCATGCCGGGGCGTCCCACGGACATTCACCGGGCAGGGTGCCGCCGGGCGGCAGATGGCTTCGCAGGAACCGGGTGTCGATGGCCCGTTTGACCAGGAAGGCCAGGCGCCCACCGAAGCACAGCGCGCCGCCGCCCAGCGGGCGGTGCAGCACCCCCGTGCCCGCGCCGGTATCCAGCACCAGCAGATGGCCGGGCCGGGGGATGTACGGGACAAGGGGCGGCTGGCCGGATGCCGGGGCCGCATTGGCGGCGTGCCGCGCATGCGCGTCCAGGCGGGTGCCCAGATTGGCGGCCAGCACCGGGCCCTGGCGTACGGCGTGCACACCCACGCGGGGCAATGGCGCCGGGGTGAAGTGAATGCAGTCGCCCCCGCCGAACAGGTCCGGATGGGCGATAGACTGAAGGTGCGCGTTCACCGCCAGCCCGCCGTCCGCCTCGCCATCAGGCCCGCCGTTTGCCCTGCCAATCAGGCCCGATGCCGCGAACAGCGGCGGCGGGGCCACTCCGGTAGCCAGCAGCACCACATGGGCGGGCAGGCTGCGGCCATCGTCCAGCAGTGCCCCTTCTGGTGTGGTTTCCAGAACCCGCGCGCCCTCGATGATGCGCACCCCGCGCGCGGCGGTCACCGTGCGGCACAGGTCGCGTGCCCGTTCCGGCAGGCCCGGCAGCAGCCCGCGCCCGGCCACCAGGGTGACCGAATCGCCGCCGGGAACAACGGGGGCGGCGTTGCCCCGCGCGCGGGCAAGGCACACCGCCGCGTTGCAGGCCACCTCCAGCGCGGCTGGACCGCCGCCCGCCACCAGCACATCCACCGCGCCGTGCGCAGCCAGCCGCAGCAGCGTCTGCCGGGCCCGGTACAGGTTTTCGATGGGCTTTACCGATAGCACGGGTAGCGTCACGGGGGATGGGGGCGCGCCGACAGTGCTGCCGTTGACGCCATCGCCACCCGGCAGGATATGCGCCACCAGCGACCCCACGTTGCACGAGCACACCTCGTATTCCAGCCGCAGGCCGGAGGCGAAGTGCACGGCATGTCCCGGCGCGTCGATGCGCACCGCCGTGTCGGTGACGAAGGTGCCCCCCGCCGCCTGCACCATGCGCCGCACCGGCAGGGCCATGGCCTGCGGCGCATATGTGCCGCCCAGCACGCCGGGGCCCATGCCGGAATAGCAGTGGCAGGGGCCGGGCCCGGCCACGGTCACCGTATGCCCCCGCGCCACCAGCGCCGGAATGGCGCGGATGGCGTCGAGGTGGGCGTGCCCCGCGCCGAGCAGCAGCAGGCGGGCCATGGGGTCTCCTTGGATGGGGTGGGAATGGTGGCCCCACCGTAGCAGCGGATGCGGGGCGCGGCAACGCGGCGGTCAGGACGGTCGGGGAAGGCAGGACGGTCCGGACGGGCAGGGCGACAAGGCCGTTCCGCCTGTGCAGGCCTGTTCCACTGTTGCTCGCCTTTCCGGGGCACGTACGGTGTACATTCGGGGCACATTCGGGGCGGTCGCATGGCAGTGCCGGGGTGGTTCCGGCAACGCGACCGCCCCGCACTCCATGCGGAATGCGGGGCGGCGTGCGGGAAGGGTCGGGCTGAAGGCGATGTAAAGGCACGGCCTCTGAGGCCGGTTGCAGTTGCGCCCAGCGTCTATGCGGCACTACGGTCGTGGTCGTGGTCGTGGTCGCGGTCGCGATACATGGCCCACTGTTGCAGGAAGGCGGCCTCGAAGGACCGGCTTTCCGCGTAGGAGCGGGCATCGGCCCGCATGGCGTCCAGCCGGGCCGGGTCGGCGGCCATGTCCAGCATGGCCCGGGCCATGGCCGTGGCGTCTCCTTCCGGCACGATGGCCCCGGTGCGCCCCGGCAACAGGTTTTCCTGCGGCCCGCCCTTGTCGGTGACCACCACCGGCAGGCCGGAGGCCTGCGCCTCCAGTACCACGTTGCCGAAGGTGTCGGTGCCGGAGGGAAACACGAAGATATCCGACGAGGCGTAGGCGTTGGCCAGGTCGTCTCCGGTGAGGTAGCCGGTGAAGGTGACCGGCAGGCCGCGCAGGGTTTCTTCCAGCTCGGCGCGAGCCGGTCCGTCGCCCACCAGCACCAGCCGCAGGTGCGCGGCGCGGGTGGCCACCAGCCGGTAGGCGTCGGCCAGCACGTGCAGGTTCTTTTCGCGCGACAGGCGCCCCACGTACAGGAAGCGCACCGGCTGGGCCGCGTCGCGCGGGGCCGTCCTGCCCGGACCTGCGGCGCGGGCATCCTGGCTGTTCGGGAAGGTGCGCGGCAGGGTCACGGCGGTGCCGTCGTATCGGCTGAAGAACCCGTTGCGGCGGGCCGGGGTGAAGGTTTGGGTGTCGATGCCGCGCGGGTAGAAGGCGATGCGTTCGCGTGCGATGCCCCGTTCCGCCAGTTCGTCGCCGGTGGCGTGCGAGGGCACGTACACCCGGTCCATCTGGTTGTAGTACCAGATCATGTACCGCCACATGGCTTCTTCCAGCCCGGCGTCCTCGGTCAGCATCATCACGTACTGCGGGAAGGCGGTGTGGTAGGTGGCGTGAATGGGCAGACGCAGGATGCGCGCCGCCGCCAGCGCCACCAGCCCCACCGGGCCGGGCGTGGCCGAGTGCAGGTGGGTGAATCCCTGCCGGTAGCAGTGGTCCAGCATCTTCAGCACCGGCGGGTAATACAGGGCAAGGCCGGGGTACTCCGGCATGGCGAACGACCCGATGGGCGAAAAGGTGAATACGTCGGAGCGGTGGGCCAGTTCCGGGTCGGCCACGCCGTCGGGCGCGCAGGTGATGACCTGCAACCGCTTGTCGTTGCGGCGG
This genomic window from Nitratidesulfovibrio sp. SRB-5 contains:
- a CDS encoding tetratricopeptide repeat protein; the protein is MARSRGAPVHDEQYPIILGVYSLQQDAMVGIGGTASQQRQVTYWYARKLDAAICEVQPLNVHHVPSGIRNPMEELEFLRNYMPEPMYYKNHTVPALTSLHRKLVEGEACLAELRLDEAEKAFIKALMIDDLNVPANFGLGEVYAEKKDTARLRKVLHVLMGSDEAFLMEHRVRFNKFGISLRKNGHFDDSLRFYHKALECHEDEHLHFNIARVHFDKGDTGACVQHLTRALAMRPDFTEAQRFLTFCGGQACSG
- a CDS encoding NAD(P)/FAD-dependent oxidoreductase, producing MARLLLLGAGHAHLDAIRAIPALVARGHTVTVAGPGPCHCYSGMGPGVLGGTYAPQAMALPVRRMVQAAGGTFVTDTAVRIDAPGHAVHFASGLRLEYEVCSCNVGSLVAHILPGGDGVNGSTVGAPPSPVTLPVLSVKPIENLYRARQTLLRLAAHGAVDVLVAGGGPAALEVACNAAVCLARARGNAAPVVPGGDSVTLVAGRGLLPGLPERARDLCRTVTAARGVRIIEGARVLETTPEGALLDDGRSLPAHVVLLATGVAPPPLFAASGLIGRANGGPDGEADGGLAVNAHLQSIAHPDLFGGGDCIHFTPAPLPRVGVHAVRQGPVLAANLGTRLDAHARHAANAAPASGQPPLVPYIPRPGHLLVLDTGAGTGVLHRPLGGGALCFGGRLAFLVKRAIDTRFLRSHLPPGGTLPGECPWDAPA